The following are from one region of the Acanthopagrus latus isolate v.2019 chromosome 2, fAcaLat1.1, whole genome shotgun sequence genome:
- the eif3k gene encoding eukaryotic translation initiation factor 3 subunit K isoform X2: MSSSIEQMRANVGKLLRGIDRYNPENLATLERYVETQARENAYDLEANLAVLKLYQFNPAYFQTQVTSQILLKALTNLPHTDFTLCKCMIDQTHQEERPIRQILYLGNLLETCHFQSFWTSLEENRELIDGISGFEDSVRKFICHVVGITYQNIEHRLLAEMLGDPLDTQVKVWMNKYGWTENDEGQIFIFNQEESVKPKNIVEKIDFESVSSIMATSQ; the protein is encoded by the exons ATGTCGTCGTCTATCGAGCAGATGAGGGCGAACGTGGGGAAGCTCCTGCGAGGAATCGACAG GTACAACCCAGAAAACCTTGCGACGTTGGAGCGCTACGTGGAGACGCAGGCCAGAGAGAACGCCTACGACCTGGAGGCCAACCTGGCCGTCCTGAAGCT GTACCAGTTCAACCCGGCCTACTTCCAGACTCAGGTGACGTCACAGATTCTGCTGAAGGCTCTGACCAACCTGCCGCACACCGACTTCACTCTGTGCAAGTGCATGATCGACCAGACTCAC CAAGAGGAGCGCCCCATCAGGCAGATCCTGTACCTGGGGAACCTGCTGGAGACCTGCCACTTCCAGAGCTTCTGG ACGAGtctggaggagaacagagagctgATAGACGGCATCTCTGGTTTCGAGGACTCTGTTCGCAAGT tcaTCTGTCACGTCGTGGGAATCACCTACCAGAACATCGAGCACCGGTTACTGGCTGAGATGCTGGGAGACCCGCTGG aCACGCAGGTGAAAGTCTGGATGAACAAGTACGGCTGGACAGAGAACGACGAAGGACAGATCTTCATCTTCAACCAGGAGGAGAGCGTGAAGCCCAAGAACATCGTGGAGAAGATCGACTTTGAGA gtgTTTCCAGCATCATGGCAACATCtcagtga
- the eif3k gene encoding eukaryotic translation initiation factor 3 subunit K isoform X1, with product MSSSIEQMRANVGKLLRGIDRYNPENLATLERYVETQARENAYDLEANLAVLKLYQFNPAYFQTQVTSQILLKALTNLPHTDFTLCKCMIDQTHQQEERPIRQILYLGNLLETCHFQSFWTSLEENRELIDGISGFEDSVRKFICHVVGITYQNIEHRLLAEMLGDPLDTQVKVWMNKYGWTENDEGQIFIFNQEESVKPKNIVEKIDFESVSSIMATSQ from the exons ATGTCGTCGTCTATCGAGCAGATGAGGGCGAACGTGGGGAAGCTCCTGCGAGGAATCGACAG GTACAACCCAGAAAACCTTGCGACGTTGGAGCGCTACGTGGAGACGCAGGCCAGAGAGAACGCCTACGACCTGGAGGCCAACCTGGCCGTCCTGAAGCT GTACCAGTTCAACCCGGCCTACTTCCAGACTCAGGTGACGTCACAGATTCTGCTGAAGGCTCTGACCAACCTGCCGCACACCGACTTCACTCTGTGCAAGTGCATGATCGACCAGACTCAC CAGCAAGAGGAGCGCCCCATCAGGCAGATCCTGTACCTGGGGAACCTGCTGGAGACCTGCCACTTCCAGAGCTTCTGG ACGAGtctggaggagaacagagagctgATAGACGGCATCTCTGGTTTCGAGGACTCTGTTCGCAAGT tcaTCTGTCACGTCGTGGGAATCACCTACCAGAACATCGAGCACCGGTTACTGGCTGAGATGCTGGGAGACCCGCTGG aCACGCAGGTGAAAGTCTGGATGAACAAGTACGGCTGGACAGAGAACGACGAAGGACAGATCTTCATCTTCAACCAGGAGGAGAGCGTGAAGCCCAAGAACATCGTGGAGAAGATCGACTTTGAGA gtgTTTCCAGCATCATGGCAACATCtcagtga